In the Oryza glaberrima chromosome 6, OglaRS2, whole genome shotgun sequence genome, one interval contains:
- the LOC127777648 gene encoding uncharacterized protein LOC127777648: protein MDDDEKGRKEEDKLSASSWQARRHLMVLAALGATVAATAVVITVFVILRPAHLEFAVTRATQHNTTKAHDGMDGMYLNLTVAANTTGGRRRATVEYRSLSVYLVVRTRVTQVVGDSEMNTFIQNFFIATLLPPLPFSGTGRNLGLGTPASTTRITVNASLQVLLGDSQELSSSNILATQLSRNGSVTVDIAAQVVFNIGFVTTRVYVVRARCPHVFFNQQLKAPPYAVTGGEILCT from the coding sequence ATGGACGATGATGAGAAGGGCCGAAAAGAGGAGGACAAATTATCAGCATCATCTTGGCAAGCCCGGCGACATTTGATGGTGCTGGCAGCTCTGGGCGCAACGGTGGCCGCGACCGCCGTGGTGATAACCGTGTTCGTCATCCTCCGGCCGGCGCACTTGGAGTTCGCGGTGACGAGGGCGACGCAGCACAACACCACCAAGGCACACGACGGCATGGACGGCATGTACCTGAACCTGACCGTCGCCGCCAACACcaccggcgggcggcgccgcgccaCGGTGGAGTACCGGAGTTTGTCCGTCTACCTGGTGGTGAGGACGAGAGTGACACAAGTAGTGGGGGATAGTGAGATGAATACGTTCATCCAGAACTTTTTCATTGCCACgctcctgccgccgctgcccttcTCCGGCACCGGCAGGAACCTCGGCCTCGggacgccggcgtcgacgacgaggatCACCGTCAACGCGTCGCTGCAGGTGCTGTTGGGGGACAGCCAGgagctgagcagcagcaacatccTCGCCACCCAGCTCTCGAGAAACGGCTCCGTCACCGTTGACATCGCGGCGCAGGTGGTCTTCAACATCGGCTTCGTCACAACGAGGGTGTACGTCGTCCGCGCGCGCTGCCCTCACGTCTTCTTCAATCAGCAGCTCAAGGCGCCGCCATATGcagtcactggtggagaaatcctTTGTAcctag